A genomic stretch from Gopherus flavomarginatus isolate rGopFla2 chromosome 3, rGopFla2.mat.asm, whole genome shotgun sequence includes:
- the LYSMD3 gene encoding LOW QUALITY PROTEIN: lysM and putative peptidoglycan-binding domain-containing protein 3 (The sequence of the model RefSeq protein was modified relative to this genomic sequence to represent the inferred CDS: inserted 1 base in 1 codon), with protein MAGRSQPPAGALLAAGSSRAYPFGNGLQADSEAQEEDGEVSELRPRGREKVRRSTSRDRLDDIVLLTKDIQAGETLNAIALQYCCSVADIKRVNNLITDQDFFALRSIKIPVKKFSVLTETHCSPKGKQVSRPLSSTQFSPEFQETSPASDSFSCNETVGNFLKEVDRDIEQIVKCNDTKRENLNEVVSALSTQQISFEPDAKTKKRKDPYYGADWGIGWWTAVVIMLVIGIITPVFYLLYYEVLVKVDVSHHSTMESAHSLVTAPSQQKQMEXNPANIMNVESEEELQHYNGKSQETVVYTHI; from the exons ATGGCCGGGAGGAGCCAGCCCCCAGCCGGAGCCTTGCTCGCGGCGGGCAGCAGCCGCGCCTACCCGTTCGGAAACGGTCTCCAGGCGGACAGCGAGGCGCAGGAGGAGGACGGGGAAGTGTCCGAGCTGCGccccagagggagggagaaggtccGACGAAGTACCTCGCGGGACCGGCTGGATGATATTGTGCTGCTAACGAAGGACATCCAGGCAGGCGAGACTCTAAACGCGATAGCGCTGCAGTATTGTTGCTCG GTTGCAGACATCAAGAGGGTTAATAATCTTATCACTGACCAGGATTTTTTTGCGCTGAGATCTATCAAAATTCCAGTGAAGAAGTTCAGTGTATTGACTGAAACGCATTGCTCTCCAAAAGGCAAGCAAGTTTCAAGACCTTTATCGTCTACTCAGTTTTCCCCAGAATTCCAAGAAACATCCCCAGCGTCTGATTCATTTTCCTGTAATGAGACTGTTGGCAACTTCTTGAAAGAAGTGGATCGCGATATAGAACAAATAGTAAAGTGCAATGATACGAAAAGAGAGAATCTTAATGAAGTTGTTTCTGCCTTATCCACACAGCAGATAAGCTTTGAACCTGATGCTAAAACCAAAAAGCGGAAAGATCCCTATTACGGAGCAGACTGGGGCATAGGATGGTGGACAGCAGTGGTGATAATGTTGGTGATTGGCATAATAACTCCAGTTTTTTATCTTTTATATTATGAGGTTTTAGTGAAAGTGGACGTTAGTCACCATTCTACAATGGAATCTGCCCACTCACTAGTCACAGCACCAtcacaacaaaaacaaatgg taaATCCAGCAAACATCATGAATGTTGAGAGTGAGGAGGAGCTTCAGCATTACAATGGAAAGTCCCAGGAGACTGTTGTTTATACACATATATAA